Below is a window of Sulfitobacter sp. SK012 DNA.
GGAAAGTTGCTGGCGAAACAGGGCATTCTGATCGCCTTCGCTTTCTTCATAATTGGGTTCACAATTGCCAACCCGAAATTCTTGACCCTCGATAATTTCGAGAACGTGGTCAGGTCTTCGGCGATTTTGGGGGTGATGGCGTTGGGGGTGACCTTTGTCGTTATCAGCGGCAATCTCGATCTCTCCGTAGGGTCGATGATGTCGTTTTCAACCATCGTGGTCCTTGATCTTCACGACAAGATAGGGCCGACCCTTGCGATCCCTGCAATGTTCGCGATGACGCTGTGCCTTGGGGCCTTCATCGGGTTTCTTGTCGGCTACCTCAAGCTCAATTCATTGATTGTGACGCTGGGGATGCTTTCGGCCATTCACGGACTGACGCTGACCTATTCGGGCGGCAAGAACATGGACATCGCCGACAAAGAAGGCACTTGGTTTGCGATCTTCGGGCAAGGCAATATCATGGGAATTCAAACGCCGATTCTGATATTCATCGCGCTGGCGGCTTTGCTGGGCATCATATTGTCCAAGACACCGTTTGGCCGAAAAGTTTACGCGGTGGGCGGCAATGGTACGGCGGCGACCTTCTCAGGCGTTCGGCGGGCCCGCGTGGTTTTCCTGTGCTACATCATGAGCGCGCTGTGCGTGGCCACCGCTGGTCTCATCCAGGCCAGTCGCTCCATGGGGTCACAAAACACTGTAGGGCAAGGACTAGAACTTGAAGTACTCGCCGCAGTCATTCTTGGCGGGGCATCTCTGTTGGGTGGTTCGGGAACAATCTTCAAGACGGTGATCGGCGTACTCATCCTCGGGTTCATTCAGAATGGTCTCTTGCTGGTCGGGCTTGATTTCTCCGTACAGTACGTCGTGACCTGGGTCATCATCATCCTTGCAGTCTGGCTTGATATTGCGGCCAAGCGCGGCAAGCTCATGTCGCCGATCGCGTAAGAGAGGAAAAAAAATGCAAGCTGGAACACTTTCAAAATACCTCGCAGGCGGCGCCATCTGGGGTTTCATCGTCCTAGAGCTGATCTTCTTCTCAGTCGCGGGCGAGTTCTTCTCTGTGAGCGAGAAGGCCTTCATGGACGGCGACAACATGCTGCTGCTGCTCAAACAGTCGGCACCGATCGGCATCATCGCCATGGGTATGACAATCGTGATGGTCAACGGCAATATCGACCTATCCGTAGGAGCAATCTACGCAATTTGCGCCATTGTCCTGCTGGACTCGATGACATGGACAATGTTCGCAGGTCTCGGCAATTGGGTCATTCCAGTGGCCTGGTGCCTCGCGCTGCTGACCGGCGTGGTTCTTGGCGCGATCAACGGGTTGATCGTATGGAAGACCGGAGTGGATGCCTTTATTGTGACGCTTGGATCTATGCTGGGCTATCGCGGATTGGTCTTCATGTATAACGGCGAACAGCCGACTAGCCATCTCAACTGGTCGCTGGTCGACTTCGCTGAGGCCCAGTTCCTTGGTTTTCACACCGCAACATGGTTCCTGCTGGTTGTGACTGCGGTGATCTGGTTTCTGATGACCCGCACAGTTCATGGCCGCAACGCCTATGCCATTGGTAACAACCGCGAAGCGGCCGTCAATGCCGGCATCCGTGTCGGCCCACACATGATGATCAACTTTATGATCATCGGTTTCTTGGCGGCACTGTCCGCAGTAGTTTTCTATTCGGAATCCGGTTCGGTGAACCCCAATGATGGCCAACTTTATGAGTTGTGGGTGATCACCGCCGTCGTGCTGGGCGGTACCAAACTGACCGGTGGGGCGGGCTCAATCATCTCGACCTTCGGCGGAGTGGTGGCGATCCAGTTGTTGCGCAAGGGGCTGAGCCATATCGGTGCTGATACATCGACCGTGAACCTTGTGATCGGTCTCATTTTGATCGCTGTGCTGTTCCTTGATCGGCAGCTGAACGTAAAAGGCAAAGAGGAGTTGAAGGTATGACCGAGACTATTGAACCGACGACCCCCGCCCCTGTCCTTCGGCTGGAAGGGATCGTAAAGACCTTTCCCGGTGTACGTGCACTTGATGGCGTCTCTCTTTCGATCCTGCCGGGCGAAGTGCATGCCCTGATGGGTGAAAATGGTGCTGGAAAATCCACTCTGATGAAGGTGCTTGGCGGAATTCACCAGCCTGACGAAGGCCTGATCATTGTAGATGAACAACCAGTGATCATGTCAGGCCCGTTGGACGCGAAAGCGAAAGGAATCGTCTTCATCCACCAAGAACTCAGCCTCGCAGATGAGCTGAGTGTGGCCGAGAATATCTATCTTGGAGAATTGCCACGCAAGCGGTTCGGGCTGGTGGACTGGGCTGAACTGGAGGCCAAGACCAACACCATTCTCGAAAAGCTAAAGGTCAGTTTTAACGCCACGACGCGTGTGGGTGACCTTTCGATTGCCAACCAACAGATGGTAGAAATTGCCCGCGCACTGACGGTGGACGCAAAGGCTGTGATCTTTGATGAGCCGACCGCATCGCTGACCGATGCGGAAAAGGTTGTTTTGTTCGAGGTCATCTCTGACCTACAAGAACAGGGTGTTGGCATTGCCTATATCTCGCACCGGATGGAAGAGATATTCAAGATCACTGACCGGATCAGCGTTTTGCGCGACGGCCAATACCAAGGCACGGTCAACACAGCCGATACGAATGAAGAAGGCGTGACCCAGATGATGATCGGGCGCAAGCTTGACCTCAGCCGCAATGAATCCCATCACGAATTGGGCGATGTCGCGCTTGAAGTTCGCGGTCTAAGCTGTGGTGATCTATTCAACGATGTTAATTTCGAGGTCCGGCGCGGTGAGGTTCTCGGATTTTACGGACTCGTCGGTGCCGGCCGGACGGAAATCGCTGAAACGCTATTCGGCCTTCGAAACCCGTCATCCGGTTCAATCTTGTTGGACGGCGAAGAGGTGCGGATTCATTCGCCGTATGACGCAATCGAACGGGGCATCTCGCTGGTGCCGGAGGATCGCAAGGGACAGGGCCTCGTGCTTGGCATGAACTGCCGCGATAACATGACCTTGCCGCAAATCGACGATCTTAAATCCGGGCCGTTCGTGGCCGACGGGGCCGAGATCGCGATCTTCGATCAATACCGCGACAAGCTCGACATCAGGACACCGGGCTGGAAACAGATGGTCGGCAACCTTTCGGGTGGCAATCAGCAAAAGATCGTCATTGGGAAATGGTTGTCGATGCGTCCCAACGTGCTGATCGTGGACGAACCCACACGCGGGATCGACGTCGGATCAAAATCGGAAATTCACAATCTGCTTCGCGAACTGGCGGCACAGGGCTATGCGGTAATCGTCATCAGTTCGGAAATGCCCGAGGTGCTTCGTGTGGCCGACCGTATCGTGGCAATGTATTCGGGTCAGGTTATGCGGACCTTCACCTCTGAAGAGGTGACCGAGGAAAACCTGATTGCCGCTATTTCGGGCTTGGAAACTGAAAAGGTGGCGTGATGCGGGTCGGGTTTGCCGGACTGGGCCGGATGGGCGCGCATATGGCGCGCAATCTGGCCCGTGCGGGGCATGACGTGACTCTCTGGAATCGCTCGCGTGAAAAGGCCCAATCTCTAGCCACAGAGCTGGACTGCGCCACAGCAGGCAGCCCCCGGGGACTGTCGAATGCGGCGGAGGTGATCGTGACTATGTTGGCCGACGATCCGTCTTCAAAAGATGTACATAGCGGCGCGGAGGGGCTTTTTGCCGGATCGGCGCGGACCTATGTCGAGATGGGCACGATGAGCCCGGACCACATCGCATGGCTGGCGGAACGGGCCCCCGTGGGAGCCCGTGTCATCGACGCGCCGGTCTCTGGCGCAACACAGGCCGCGGCCGATGCGCAGCTGCTCATCATGGCGGGCTGCACGCCAGCCGAGGCTGCACCGTTAAACCTGCTCTTTGAGGCGATGGGCAAAGAAACACGGTGCCTTGGTCAGACGGGCAGTGGCGCGGTGATGAAACTGGCGGTTAATTCGCTGATCCACGGCATCAACCAAACCTTGGCTGAGGCGATGACGCTTGCCGAGGCAGCGGGGATTGCGCCGGTTGCGGCCTTTGACGTGATCGAAGCCTCTGCGGCCTGTGCGCCGATGCTGAAATACCGCCGTCCGCTCTACCTTGACCAGGCCGCGCATGACGTGACCTTTACAGTGGCCCTTGCGCGCAAGGACATGGAAGCGATTGCCGATCTGGCCCGCAAACTCGGCACTGATATGCCACAGGGTCTGAGCACTCTGGAAATCCTTAGAAAGGCTGAATCGGAGGGCTACGCCGCCCGCGATATGGCCTCGATCCTGAACTATATGAGAGAACATAAGTCATGAAAGCTGTACTTTTTGTCGGGGGCTGGGAAGGCCACGCCCCAAAGGATTTTGCGGATTGGTATCGCGATTTGCTGGTGGAAAACGGTTTTGAGGTCGTCGTTCATGACACGCTTGAACCACTGGAACGCCCTGAGGACATGGCGGATGTCGATCTGATCACCCCGATCTGGTCGTCCGCCCGCTCAGGGCATCAAGAAGAGTTCGGCAATATGACCAAGGTGCAGGAAGACGGCCTGCTAAAGCTCATCGGCGATGGCTGTGGTCTTGCGGGCTGGCATGGGCATATGGGTGACGCGTTTCGCGACCGTCCCACCTACCACTTCCTGATCGGTGGTCAGTTCGTCGCACACCCGCCCGGCTGGCCCGACAATCTCCAGCCCAAAGAAGACTACATTGATTATGATGTGACGATCTGCCAGCCAGATCACCCACTTGTCGAAGGGATCCGCAGTTTCCGCATCACGTCAGAACAGTACTATATGCTCACTGACCCGTCTAACAACGTGCTGGCGACGACGACGTTTTCAGGGGATCACCTTTGGTGGATTGAGGGCACGGTGATCCCCGTCACTTGGACACGACGTTGGGACAAGGGGCGCGTGTTCTACTGCTCGATCGGACATGAGTTGGACGATCTCAAGGTGCCTGAAGTCACCGAGATGATCCGCCGTGGCGCAGTTTGGGCTGCGGGCAGGACATAGGGGTCAAAGCAGCGTCGCTCGAATTTTGACACTGCGTCAGAGTATAAACAGACGAGTTCGCCTGCCATGTCTGTAATGCGAGGTGTGATAACAGTCGCAATAGGCTGACAGATCGCAGTTATGGAAAAGATATGGAACCACCAGCTTGGTCAGCTCGATTGCCCATGCTTTGCCCGCGACTTGTTCCTTCAGAGTTTCGCTCCCGCTGCGGTTCGAATGAATGGCCGCTTTTCCCGCTGCACAGCGGCGAAAAAAATTTACGCTGTTGCAGCGATTTCCGCGCTGCGAGCGCATGCAGCACAAAATCAACAGGTCTGGTGTGGGCTCTTTCCGGTCTTTAGCCGCGCTTTGCGCCAAGGTCCGGTTCAGTAGATTGATCTGAGCAGGTTTGCAGCATTCTCCGCTCGTTCGCTGAAGTTAGCGAAATCAGGGGAAAGTTTGTTCAAAATACGTGGAATCTTGCCGCTTTTTGGCTCTGTTTTTGGTAATCGTTCGTTGTAGGGGACCTGAGCTCCCGGGCCTAAATCAAAGAACAAGAATGTGCTGATTGGGTCGCCTTTTCGCAGAGAGCATTCCTCTCTTCCAAAATTAATCAGCGTGAAAGTGAGCTTACCAGAGAACCCTGGATCAATATGGCCTGGGTTGGTCATCAATAGGCCATCTCGAGCGAGCCTTGCAGGTGGAAAGCAAATCCCAGAGATATTTTCTTTAAGTGATAACTCTTCAAGCGTTTCGATGACAATGCTATCGCCAGCTGCCAACCTGTAGCCTGTTTCTCCTCTTAGTGTATGCTCCTCATCCATTTTTTTAGATGTAGGAAAATAGATTTCACCAACACTGAGATCGAGTGAACTTGCCTGAATCGGACAATTCGAGGAGGTAATATCGATTGAATCCAGATCAAAGTTAGTCAACCCAATTGTTTTAGTCCGGATTGCTTCCACTAATTCATGATCTACCAACATTTTACCAGACATGAGGACTCCCAGTTCGAATGTTAAAAGCTTCAGAAGACTTGTGTCTGCTGACGTTAGTCAACGCACTAACAATTTTCGATGTCTCCAGCAACTCTAGTTCCAGCGCCGAACTTCGCACCAATCTATGGAGTGCCCCGATACGAGTTGAGTGGTCACGACGATGTTTCGTCCTTGTCGAAAGTGAACGCAATCTGATCATAGAGCCCGTTCGATTTCATCCGGCGTGCATCCGAAACACGTATTTTAACACTGCGACTTGATCGGTTTGCTCTTGCAGCGAGCGATCGCTTCCCGCCCTTGACGTAGAAATGTGCATGGTGCAGAAATTGCGCAAATTCACTTACCCAAGACCGTCGCGAATGGCCCAAACCGGACTTTGACAATACCCGAGTGCGCGGCAGCGCAGCTTCCCCAAAGCAGACCTTGATCGGCATCGCAGCAACCAGGGGGAATACAATTATGGATACAACCAACGCATTGTCCGGCATAGTATAATCATGGTTCGTTTCATTCACACATCCGACCTTCACCTTGGAAAGCGATTTGGTCAGTTCCCAGAAGATTTGCGCGGAAGGCTGACCGAAGCAAGACACCAATCCATCACCAACTTGGCAGAACTATCCCGTAGCCAAGGAGCGGAATTTATCCTTGTAGCCGGAGATGTTTTCGATACCGGCACGCCATCCCCCTCTGTGATACGGCAAGCGATGCGGGCCATGGCTGCTGATCAAGCGACAAAGTGGGTGATCATACCCGGAAATCACGATTCCTTATCTTCCGATGAGCTTTGGAAACAGGTCGCCAATGATCGACCCGAAAACGTGCTGCTCGGTCTCGAAAGCAAGCCTATTGAAATAACTCCCGCGACATTCATTCTGCCCGCCCCCTGCCTTAATCGTAGGCCTGGACGCGACCTTACCGAATGGATGTCCGATGCCAATATTGCGGGCGAAGGTATACGCATCGGACTGGCGCATGGTGCGGTACAGAGCTTTGGAGAGGAAGGCGCTTCGGAAGTCATTGCCCCAGATCGCGCAAAACAGTCTGGCCTCCACTATCTTGCTCTTGGAGACTGGCACGGCCAGATCTCAATCAATGAGCGAACCTGGTACTCGGGCACGCCCGAGCCGGACCGCTTCAAACACAGTGAGCCGGGCAAAGCTCTCGTGGTCGAGATCAAGGGCCCCGGAGCCATACCCGTTGTGCAGCCACTCGAAACTGGAAGTTTCAATTGGCAAAAACAAGCGATGCATATCCTGTCCGGCGAAGATGTTGGAAAGCAACTTGATGATATCCTTCCGGAGGTATCTCTGAGGCGCAGTACGTTGCTTCAGATAGTAGTAGAGGGTCGCATTCGAATTCCGGATCGTTTGGACCTAGATGAAGAAATCCGCAAGGTCGCGCCCGACTTCGCATTGTTTGAAGCGAGATCAGAAGCGCTTGCGAGCGAATATGAAGTATCGGACCTGGACGTAATCGATCAGGCAGGTGCCCTAAGGCAAGCTGCTGAGGGTCTTATGCGGGAAGCCGAGGCGGATTCCGACCCTCATGGTGTTTCCGCATCGGCCCTGTCCATGCTCTTTACATTTGCGGCGGAAGAAGCATGAAGCTCCGAGCGTTGCGACTGTGGAATGTGAGAAAGTTTGCCGGTCGCGGCATCGCAATTGAGAACATCGGTGATGGAGTGAACGTTCTTTCGGCAGAAAACGAATTCGGCAAATCGACAAGCTTCGACGCGTTGCATGCGGCCTTCTTTCAGCCCTTCTCGGGAACACCGAAGCCCGTCCAGATGCTTCGCCCCTATAGCGGCGGCAGCCCTCAAGTCGAAGTCGATGTCGAGACGCATGAGGGTCAGTTCCGTATCAGCAAGACATACTACACCGGTAAGAATGCGGTCATAACCGATATTGCGACAAATAGAATTGTCGCTCAGGCAGACGCTGCCGAGACTTGGATAGCTAACCTGATACGGGGTGGGTCAGCTGGACCTGCTGGGCTTTTGTGGGTTCAACAAGGAGCCACCGATATCGGTGGCGGTTCCAACAAAGAGAAAGATGAGGAGCGCAGGGTCAGAGAAGATGTGCTGACCTCGGTAACGGGTGATGAGGTCGAATTTCTCACCGGTGGACGTCGCATGTTGCGCGTCCTCGACCGTACCAATGCAAAACTGGAAGAGTTGGTCACGAGCAAAGGGAAGCCCAAGGCTGGAGGGCAATACGCCAAAGCCTTTTCAGAGCTTGAGGACCTACAGGGGAAAGAGACTGACCTCGCCTCGCAAATTTCTGACTTACGGTCTGCGCTAGATACGCGTCGCAAAAAGCTGAAACGGTTGAAAGATTTGAACGATCCTGATGCGGTACAGTCCAGGCTCCAGCAAAAGACGGACGCCGCAGAACGGCTAGAGGCAGCAAAGGAACAATCTGGCAAACTAGCCACGGCTGAAGCGCAGGAAAAGCTGGCAGTGGAAAAGTGTCAGAATGCGAAGAACCAGCTCGAAACCCATCAGTCAAAACTAGAGAAGCTCGGGAAAATAGTTCAACAAATCATCGAGGGTGAAGCTCAACAAGAGGATGCCAAGCTGAAACGAAACGCAGCGCTATCCGCCAATGAGTCAAGCCAAAAGGCTCTACAAACATGTGACGAGCGATTGAACAATGCGCGTGAACTTCTAAACGCAGCAAAACGTTCAATGGAGGCCGAGCGAGCCGCAGAGCAGTTCACAGAGCTGAAGACGCAACTTGAAAAAGCAGAAAAACTTCGAGGCGAAATTGAAAAGCTCGAAGCCGAATGTGATGCGCTTTTGGTTGATGACCAGGTTGTTGGGCAACTGGAAACCTTTGAACGACGGATCGAAACTCTCAACGCGACAATCCTAACTGAGTCGGTTGTTGTTCAGGTCGACTATGTAGAACCCAGTAGAAATCAGATCACCCATGATGGGAGTGTCTTAGCCGACGGACAGTCAATCAAGGTGTCCTCAGAGACCTGTCTCGATATTCCGCAAGTCGGCCAGCTGACGATATCAGTTGGCTCCGATGCATCTACCCAAGAATTGGAAGCTGAACTCCAGGAGGTCAAAGAGCAACTCCGAAGCGGCCTTTCTCAAATCAATTGCGTGTCCATCTTAGCGGCAAAAGAACAACTGACAATCGCAAAGGCTAAAACCTCTTCCTTGATGTTGAAGCGCGCAGAGCTGGAAACGCGGGCACCAGAGGGTATCGATACATTGAGGCAACGCTCGGTCAAATTGGAAGAACTCTGCAAAGCTTCTGATCCTCAAAAAACTAGCTTGGATGATGCTGAGCGCGAACTTGCTGCTGCCATCGAAACGCATCGCACTACCCAAAGCGACAGAGAAATCGCTCGATCAGCATATCACGATGCGAAGGATGAGGTTCTTCGCAGAGACATTATGGTCGCTGGCATTCGCAAGGAACGACAAGAGCTGGAAACCGAATTCGGGTCGGACGTTGAGCAAAGCGACCACCTGAAATCGCTTCAAAGCGCATTTGCCGACGAGCAAGAGATACTGGCCGCCGCTCAGAAAGTTACTGGGGAGCTAAGAGCCGATGCCCCCGACTTGAAGAGTGTGACTGCAACATATGAACGAGCCGCCTCCACTCATGATCGAGCGCAAGCCGAGATCGATATTTTGAATAAGGAAGTGGCCGAACTTGATGGGCGCATATCTGTCTCATCGGGCCATGGCATTGAAGATGTGTACGAGGAAGTTAAAGGACGATGCATCGCGTCAAATAGCCGCGTTGGACGTTTCAATCACGAAGTCGCAGCGCTCTCTCGACTTAAGGAGGCGCTAGAAGACGCGCGCTCCTCGGCCAAAGATCAATATTTTGAACCTGTCATGGCCGAACTGAAACCACTCCTAACCCTATTGTTGGATGAGGCATCCATCACTTTCGATGAGGCGACGCTTCTACCCAGAACGCTCGGTCGTGAGGGTTTAGATGAAGACATTACATTCTTGAGTGGGGGAATGCGCGAACAGCTTGCCATCCTCACTCGATTGGCTTTTGCACGTCTGCTCGCAAAATCTGGCAATCCAGTTCCGGTCATCCTCGATGATGCACTGGTGTATTCGGACGATGAGCGCATCGAACGTATGTTCGACGCCTTGCATAGACAGGCGAATGATCTTCAGATTCTGGTTTTCAGTTGCCGGCAGCGCGCCTTCGAACGTTTGGGTGGCAATGGACTCAATATGACCGAGTGGAAGCCTGGCGATTCATGAGCCGAGCTAGAGTCGACCAAATTTGATCTAAAGAAGCTTTAGGGGTAAAAAATGATTAGGCACTTCGACAAGATAGAAAACCTGGGTGTCTTCGCCAAATATGCTAAGCCTCCGGGCATGGTTCCGTTCGCGAAATTCAACCTGATCTATGGATTGAACGGCTCCGGGAAGACGACATTGTCGCGTTTCTTCCATGATCTAAACACCGGAACGGCAGCTGGCTTCAACGACCTAAAGTACAAAATCTCCACCGAAGAAGGTCCCTTTACACAGGGAAAACCGTACACAAGAAACATCCGCGTGTTCAATTCTGAATACGTCGAGGCCAATATCGGCGAACTCGAGGGAACGTTGCATCCGATATTCGTCATCGGCGAGGAGAACAAGGCACTTGTTGCCATTGTGGAACAGGATGAGAAAGCCCTTCAGCAAGCCGAGTCATCGCATGCTGCGCAACTGATCGAACATGGCAAGCTTGTGAAGAGAAAAGGTAAGACTTTCACTGAAATTGCGAGTGAAATCTCTGAACACACCGCAGGAACGACAACTCGTACCTACCGCAAAAACAATGCAGAAGCAGCTTTCGCAGCTCTGACCGCCCCACAAGTTATGAGCACTGAAGTTCTGGCATCTGCATCGAAATCGATGAAACAGCCCGCGATGGACAAACAAAAGTCGATTTCTCTTGGCAACATAGACCTTCAAATTGGCGATAAGTCAAACCTACCATACTTCACCGCACTTAAATTGCTCGAAAAGTATATTTCGGGAGTCGTCCAAACGAGCGCTACATCGATCGCAATCCAACGACTTGTTGAAAACCCGGAGATCGCTCAATGGGTGGAGCACGGCATTACGATCCACGATCACACCGATGGTGACACCTGCGAATTCTGCCAACAGGAAATCCCAAAGGAACGCGCACAGGCACTGGCGTCGCATTTCAACGACTCTGATCAGAAGTTGAAAGAAGAAATTGAACAATCACTGCAGGACCTTGAGGCCTTACGGCAAAATCAACAGAGTTCTTTTGTACCTAAAAAATCGAGTTTCTATACGGAGTTGCAAGAACCGTTCTCAGCGACAACGGCAGCGTTCTCCTCGCTTAAGTTATCGCTTTTCAACCACCTTTCCGAAC
It encodes the following:
- a CDS encoding ABC transporter permease; the encoded protein is MQAGTLSKYLAGGAIWGFIVLELIFFSVAGEFFSVSEKAFMDGDNMLLLLKQSAPIGIIAMGMTIVMVNGNIDLSVGAIYAICAIVLLDSMTWTMFAGLGNWVIPVAWCLALLTGVVLGAINGLIVWKTGVDAFIVTLGSMLGYRGLVFMYNGEQPTSHLNWSLVDFAEAQFLGFHTATWFLLVVTAVIWFLMTRTVHGRNAYAIGNNREAAVNAGIRVGPHMMINFMIIGFLAALSAVVFYSESGSVNPNDGQLYELWVITAVVLGGTKLTGGAGSIISTFGGVVAIQLLRKGLSHIGADTSTVNLVIGLILIAVLFLDRQLNVKGKEELKV
- a CDS encoding dCTP deaminase, with product MSGKMLVDHELVEAIRTKTIGLTNFDLDSIDITSSNCPIQASSLDLSVGEIYFPTSKKMDEEHTLRGETGYRLAAGDSIVIETLEELSLKENISGICFPPARLARDGLLMTNPGHIDPGFSGKLTFTLINFGREECSLRKGDPISTFLFFDLGPGAQVPYNERLPKTEPKSGKIPRILNKLSPDFANFSERAENAANLLRSIY
- a CDS encoding ABC transporter permease, which codes for MAEFTKQDIGKLLAKQGILIAFAFFIIGFTIANPKFLTLDNFENVVRSSAILGVMALGVTFVVISGNLDLSVGSMMSFSTIVVLDLHDKIGPTLAIPAMFAMTLCLGAFIGFLVGYLKLNSLIVTLGMLSAIHGLTLTYSGGKNMDIADKEGTWFAIFGQGNIMGIQTPILIFIALAALLGIILSKTPFGRKVYAVGGNGTAATFSGVRRARVVFLCYIMSALCVATAGLIQASRSMGSQNTVGQGLELEVLAAVILGGASLLGGSGTIFKTVIGVLILGFIQNGLLLVGLDFSVQYVVTWVIIILAVWLDIAAKRGKLMSPIA
- a CDS encoding metallophosphoesterase family protein produces the protein MVRFIHTSDLHLGKRFGQFPEDLRGRLTEARHQSITNLAELSRSQGAEFILVAGDVFDTGTPSPSVIRQAMRAMAADQATKWVIIPGNHDSLSSDELWKQVANDRPENVLLGLESKPIEITPATFILPAPCLNRRPGRDLTEWMSDANIAGEGIRIGLAHGAVQSFGEEGASEVIAPDRAKQSGLHYLALGDWHGQISINERTWYSGTPEPDRFKHSEPGKALVVEIKGPGAIPVVQPLETGSFNWQKQAMHILSGEDVGKQLDDILPEVSLRRSTLLQIVVEGRIRIPDRLDLDEEIRKVAPDFALFEARSEALASEYEVSDLDVIDQAGALRQAAEGLMREAEADSDPHGVSASALSMLFTFAAEEA
- a CDS encoding AAA family ATPase, which gives rise to MKLRALRLWNVRKFAGRGIAIENIGDGVNVLSAENEFGKSTSFDALHAAFFQPFSGTPKPVQMLRPYSGGSPQVEVDVETHEGQFRISKTYYTGKNAVITDIATNRIVAQADAAETWIANLIRGGSAGPAGLLWVQQGATDIGGGSNKEKDEERRVREDVLTSVTGDEVEFLTGGRRMLRVLDRTNAKLEELVTSKGKPKAGGQYAKAFSELEDLQGKETDLASQISDLRSALDTRRKKLKRLKDLNDPDAVQSRLQQKTDAAERLEAAKEQSGKLATAEAQEKLAVEKCQNAKNQLETHQSKLEKLGKIVQQIIEGEAQQEDAKLKRNAALSANESSQKALQTCDERLNNARELLNAAKRSMEAERAAEQFTELKTQLEKAEKLRGEIEKLEAECDALLVDDQVVGQLETFERRIETLNATILTESVVVQVDYVEPSRNQITHDGSVLADGQSIKVSSETCLDIPQVGQLTISVGSDASTQELEAELQEVKEQLRSGLSQINCVSILAAKEQLTIAKAKTSSLMLKRAELETRAPEGIDTLRQRSVKLEELCKASDPQKTSLDDAERELAAAIETHRTTQSDREIARSAYHDAKDEVLRRDIMVAGIRKERQELETEFGSDVEQSDHLKSLQSAFADEQEILAAAQKVTGELRADAPDLKSVTATYERAASTHDRAQAEIDILNKEVAELDGRISVSSGHGIEDVYEEVKGRCIASNSRVGRFNHEVAALSRLKEALEDARSSAKDQYFEPVMAELKPLLTLLLDEASITFDEATLLPRTLGREGLDEDITFLSGGMREQLAILTRLAFARLLAKSGNPVPVILDDALVYSDDERIERMFDALHRQANDLQILVFSCRQRAFERLGGNGLNMTEWKPGDS
- a CDS encoding NAD(P)-dependent oxidoreductase; amino-acid sequence: MRVGFAGLGRMGAHMARNLARAGHDVTLWNRSREKAQSLATELDCATAGSPRGLSNAAEVIVTMLADDPSSKDVHSGAEGLFAGSARTYVEMGTMSPDHIAWLAERAPVGARVIDAPVSGATQAAADAQLLIMAGCTPAEAAPLNLLFEAMGKETRCLGQTGSGAVMKLAVNSLIHGINQTLAEAMTLAEAAGIAPVAAFDVIEASAACAPMLKYRRPLYLDQAAHDVTFTVALARKDMEAIADLARKLGTDMPQGLSTLEILRKAESEGYAARDMASILNYMREHKS
- a CDS encoding ThuA domain-containing protein — encoded protein: MKAVLFVGGWEGHAPKDFADWYRDLLVENGFEVVVHDTLEPLERPEDMADVDLITPIWSSARSGHQEEFGNMTKVQEDGLLKLIGDGCGLAGWHGHMGDAFRDRPTYHFLIGGQFVAHPPGWPDNLQPKEDYIDYDVTICQPDHPLVEGIRSFRITSEQYYMLTDPSNNVLATTTFSGDHLWWIEGTVIPVTWTRRWDKGRVFYCSIGHELDDLKVPEVTEMIRRGAVWAAGRT
- a CDS encoding sugar ABC transporter ATP-binding protein; translation: MTETIEPTTPAPVLRLEGIVKTFPGVRALDGVSLSILPGEVHALMGENGAGKSTLMKVLGGIHQPDEGLIIVDEQPVIMSGPLDAKAKGIVFIHQELSLADELSVAENIYLGELPRKRFGLVDWAELEAKTNTILEKLKVSFNATTRVGDLSIANQQMVEIARALTVDAKAVIFDEPTASLTDAEKVVLFEVISDLQEQGVGIAYISHRMEEIFKITDRISVLRDGQYQGTVNTADTNEEGVTQMMIGRKLDLSRNESHHELGDVALEVRGLSCGDLFNDVNFEVRRGEVLGFYGLVGAGRTEIAETLFGLRNPSSGSILLDGEEVRIHSPYDAIERGISLVPEDRKGQGLVLGMNCRDNMTLPQIDDLKSGPFVADGAEIAIFDQYRDKLDIRTPGWKQMVGNLSGGNQQKIVIGKWLSMRPNVLIVDEPTRGIDVGSKSEIHNLLRELAAQGYAVIVISSEMPEVLRVADRIVAMYSGQVMRTFTSEEVTEENLIAAISGLETEKVA